A genomic region of Desulfomicrobium escambiense DSM 10707 contains the following coding sequences:
- a CDS encoding TonB-dependent receptor plug domain-containing protein, producing MRKKFGAALLALWLLAVAGPVATAFSEESPLPVQGGGTGADNVEDPDTEGGQNRTGDVGIVYRLDAVNVVADRPVVGKSTIEGVELQSMPSRTGTITEALKVLPNVQFSNEESGSLTMGEVRPPRVSISGAKPYENNFRVDGMSVSNTFDPSGIDKYGDVPSWTNLDVGGADQTFFHDELLLDSVTVYTSNVPVKYGNFIGGVVDAETRRPRTDRWHALVEGRHTRSEWFDLRGVDEDSDSAENQPKFRIHSLQTSADGPVTDSLSLLFAYARRWSDIPLRYEEADGYSERSQHRTSENFFAKALLEPASDLTITLDATYAPYSEARWRPSWLDSDWAMGNEALRLGGSAKVRADWGTLTGRVAYAQSGFSRDSKSNVWYSDGLTNEKRGGVGDGTSRDRNLDAGLELELPELATGDVFWRLSTGVDVANVTTNLWNEAARVEGLTAKTATVIDYFEYNQENTLNTVGCYLQAEVEWGRLTLTPGLRLDYDDFSFNRNFAPRFKAELDTMGDGTLTLVAGASRYYGGQLRAYAFDRYRPNYTTSTNRVTGIQRLVVGNDRNYEARGLDTPHSDELMGGFGGMAAGFDYSLELVHRDHRDQLVSKTEDKETYQLTNDGKSTYDGITASLSRAFETERFGTHTVTLGATKSRLKTFDGAYDGDTNVNLISGGYPYDYDRVYYEGQLIARSDLPADDFNAPLVVTLDWLGSFYDERLRLNCVSRWRDSTTGLVADKRVAADTPYGTTASKPTTESSQWLNADGGYNQAYRGGVISGGLITDVSLEFDVLKEELLTVSLLLDVYNVFSADPHTGVADAAGLQGFVSGRGYYAGVRCEF from the coding sequence GTGCGTAAAAAATTCGGTGCGGCACTTCTGGCGCTTTGGCTGCTTGCCGTGGCCGGACCTGTTGCAACCGCATTTTCCGAAGAGTCGCCCCTCCCGGTTCAGGGGGGGGGGACCGGAGCGGACAACGTGGAAGACCCCGACACGGAGGGGGGGCAGAATCGAACAGGTGATGTGGGCATTGTGTACAGGCTCGATGCGGTCAATGTCGTCGCGGACAGGCCCGTGGTCGGCAAATCGACCATCGAGGGGGTTGAACTGCAGTCCATGCCCTCGAGAACGGGCACCATCACGGAAGCCCTCAAGGTCCTGCCGAACGTGCAGTTTTCCAACGAGGAATCCGGTTCCTTGACCATGGGTGAGGTCAGGCCGCCGCGAGTCTCCATTTCCGGCGCCAAACCCTATGAGAACAACTTTCGTGTCGATGGCATGAGCGTCAGCAACACGTTCGATCCGTCCGGGATCGACAAGTACGGTGATGTCCCGAGCTGGACGAACCTGGACGTGGGCGGCGCGGACCAGACGTTTTTTCATGACGAACTCCTGCTTGATTCCGTGACGGTGTACACGAGCAACGTGCCGGTAAAATACGGCAATTTCATCGGCGGAGTCGTGGACGCCGAAACCAGACGGCCTCGTACGGACAGGTGGCACGCTCTTGTCGAGGGACGCCATACGCGCAGTGAATGGTTCGATCTCAGGGGGGTGGATGAGGATTCGGATTCGGCGGAGAATCAGCCCAAGTTCCGTATCCACAGTTTGCAGACGTCGGCCGACGGGCCGGTGACGGACAGTTTGTCCCTTTTGTTCGCCTATGCCAGAAGATGGTCGGACATCCCGTTGCGATACGAAGAGGCTGACGGGTACAGCGAACGCTCCCAGCATCGCACGAGCGAGAATTTTTTCGCCAAGGCGCTCCTGGAGCCCGCGTCGGATCTGACGATCACGCTGGACGCAACCTACGCCCCGTATTCCGAGGCCCGGTGGAGACCGTCATGGCTCGACAGCGACTGGGCGATGGGGAACGAAGCCTTGCGTCTGGGCGGCTCGGCCAAGGTGCGTGCGGACTGGGGCACCCTGACCGGGCGGGTCGCATATGCGCAGAGCGGGTTCAGCCGCGACTCCAAGAGCAACGTCTGGTACAGCGACGGGCTGACGAACGAGAAGCGCGGAGGGGTGGGGGATGGCACCTCCCGGGACCGCAATCTGGATGCGGGCCTGGAACTCGAACTGCCGGAACTGGCCACTGGCGATGTTTTTTGGCGCCTATCGACAGGAGTTGACGTCGCCAACGTGACGACGAACCTGTGGAACGAGGCCGCCCGAGTCGAAGGATTGACCGCGAAGACCGCGACGGTCATCGACTATTTCGAGTATAACCAAGAAAATACGCTCAACACCGTCGGGTGCTATCTCCAGGCCGAAGTTGAATGGGGGCGGCTGACCCTCACTCCTGGCCTGCGGCTCGACTACGACGATTTCTCGTTCAACAGGAACTTCGCTCCCCGTTTCAAGGCGGAACTCGACACGATGGGCGACGGGACCCTGACCCTGGTGGCCGGAGCCAGCCGCTATTACGGCGGCCAGTTGAGGGCCTACGCATTTGACCGCTACAGGCCGAACTACACCACGTCGACCAACCGCGTTACGGGCATCCAGCGCCTTGTCGTCGGCAATGACCGGAACTACGAGGCCAGGGGGCTGGATACCCCCCATTCGGATGAGCTCATGGGCGGATTCGGCGGCATGGCGGCAGGATTCGACTACTCGCTTGAACTGGTGCACCGCGATCACCGGGATCAGCTGGTCAGTAAGACAGAAGACAAGGAGACCTACCAGCTGACCAATGACGGCAAGAGCACGTATGACGGCATAACCGCCAGCCTGTCCCGGGCGTTCGAAACGGAGCGCTTTGGCACGCATACGGTGACACTCGGCGCCACAAAGTCACGGTTGAAGACGTTCGATGGCGCGTACGACGGCGACACGAATGTCAATCTGATCTCTGGCGGCTATCCGTACGATTACGACAGGGTCTACTACGAAGGCCAGCTTATCGCCCGTAGCGACCTGCCGGCGGATGATTTCAATGCGCCGCTGGTCGTGACGCTGGACTGGCTCGGCAGCTTCTACGACGAGCGCCTGCGCCTCAACTGCGTTTCCCGGTGGCGGGATTCCACAACCGGGTTGGTGGCCGACAAGCGCGTCGCGGCAGACACGCCCTACGGGACCACGGCGTCCAAGCCGACGACCGAGAGTTCCCAGTGGCTCAACGCCGATGGCGGTTACAACCAGGCCTACAGGGGGGGCGTCATATCCGGCGGACTTATCACGGATGTCTCCCTGGAGTTCGATGTCCTCAAGGAAGAGCTCCTGACCGTGAGCTTACTGCTTGATGTGTACAACGTCTTCAGTGCGGATCCGCACACGGGTGTCGCCGATGCGGCGGGCCTGCAGGGGTTCGTGAGCGGGCGCGGGTACTACGCCGGCGTCCGCTGCGAATTCTAG
- a CDS encoding ligand-binding sensor domain-containing diguanylate cyclase — MDQIDVSAKRASFNTVIGAAQDSDGYVWLAALPGLYVYDGNLVRPVLEDILGGTRIRSLHIDSGDTLWLGTNSGVLAYSLKTQTARWHRATNSTYGLTSDIAHTMYEDSRGTLWVGTADRLAKAGQQGAEAPSTLHRYEPSFGRFERVQGLGFSADTSPAILDIAEDAHRNMWLATDRGLFRLNGNQGPATFVPLSSHEEYSAKKIGFDYAGNLWVSVSKRGLWTLPADAPMTELHRETEIPADHIQDLLVDSDGDVLICSNKGLFRYAAKERSFYRHPFVFPGQPRQNPEYIMSILETSSGNLWIGTINQGVLRHTAHPGARITKLTAQARGAGQPPAELSDIIHVTSARDARMYVSPKSGGIFRSSGPVTLNRLNYSSKIEFETVLAKSRVKSMDWAPDGSLVCGLHNAVLRIAPDGARENLQVEPNPEASFSDKDIEHLACMGDGRVWFATKFKLFSWKPGTSEENPEDLDLEGGSITCLQRFQDSVWIGHGRNVTVIDTVSGKRTRLDVPPAAWADNATIKGILVENPATVWLATTKNVMRFDMRTGSLTPILTAAQQRIPMALSLWRNPDGAIWLHTQEKVYRISPGSERGEEVLLGADHPSVSISAGPALVAGQVLAYGHSDGLLLIDPQRIDRSARIAPKISDVRIFGTSLPATRLGRIPEHLDVDHYQNYLTFTFTLPEASAFRPPRFFYFLEGVDSAWNDAGSQTTVSYAHLKPGRYTLHVKDGFDGEHISSLGIDIRAPWWMTTWAKAGYALAFVLALLTASRVFTHVQTTRIRKEMLETLVMQDPLTEVPNRRKFKEVLAAEKSRCKRSNHQISVLMIDIDFFKGFNDRFGHQAGDKALKRVAQTVSSTLRRPEDFVARFGGEEFVVVLPSTNRTGAERVAQKIQDAIFMADIPYPGSPLSDRITLSIGISTFSPQSDLHIDSGLFSADQALYQAKRNGRNCVFYKDHCLALTPVRQ; from the coding sequence GTGGACCAAATCGATGTGTCCGCGAAACGCGCCAGTTTCAACACCGTCATTGGCGCCGCGCAGGATTCCGACGGCTATGTCTGGCTCGCGGCCCTTCCCGGATTGTACGTGTATGACGGCAATCTCGTGCGTCCCGTCCTGGAGGACATTCTCGGGGGCACCCGCATCCGATCCCTGCATATCGACTCCGGCGACACGCTCTGGCTGGGCACCAACTCAGGGGTTCTCGCGTATTCGCTGAAGACACAGACCGCCCGTTGGCATCGCGCGACGAACTCGACCTACGGCCTCACCTCGGACATCGCCCACACCATGTACGAGGACTCGAGGGGGACACTGTGGGTCGGAACCGCTGACCGGCTCGCCAAAGCCGGCCAGCAGGGGGCGGAGGCGCCCTCTACACTCCACCGCTACGAGCCGTCCTTCGGCAGGTTTGAACGTGTCCAGGGCCTTGGCTTTTCCGCGGACACCAGCCCGGCCATCCTGGATATAGCCGAAGACGCCCACCGCAACATGTGGCTGGCCACGGACCGGGGACTCTTCCGACTCAACGGGAACCAGGGACCGGCCACGTTCGTGCCCCTGTCTTCACACGAAGAGTATTCCGCAAAAAAGATCGGCTTCGATTACGCCGGCAACCTCTGGGTCAGCGTCTCGAAACGCGGCCTGTGGACGCTTCCGGCCGATGCGCCCATGACGGAACTCCACAGGGAGACCGAAATCCCGGCGGATCATATCCAGGATCTTCTCGTCGATTCGGACGGCGACGTCCTGATTTGCAGCAACAAGGGGCTGTTCCGCTATGCGGCCAAGGAAAGGAGTTTTTACCGGCATCCATTCGTTTTTCCGGGACAACCGCGCCAGAATCCCGAATACATCATGTCCATCCTGGAAACGTCGTCCGGCAACCTCTGGATCGGGACCATCAACCAGGGCGTCCTGCGTCACACGGCGCATCCCGGCGCCAGGATCACAAAGCTGACCGCGCAGGCCCGGGGTGCAGGACAACCCCCCGCAGAGCTTTCCGACATCATTCATGTCACCTCCGCTCGGGACGCCAGGATGTATGTCAGCCCCAAGAGCGGAGGCATTTTCAGGTCGAGTGGCCCCGTCACGCTCAACAGGCTGAACTATTCATCGAAGATCGAATTCGAAACGGTCCTGGCAAAGTCCAGGGTCAAGTCCATGGACTGGGCCCCGGACGGCTCGCTTGTTTGCGGGCTGCACAACGCCGTGCTGCGCATAGCGCCGGATGGCGCCAGGGAAAACCTCCAGGTCGAGCCCAACCCCGAAGCCAGCTTCTCCGACAAGGATATCGAACACCTGGCCTGCATGGGCGACGGACGCGTCTGGTTCGCCACGAAATTCAAGCTTTTTTCTTGGAAACCAGGCACTTCTGAAGAAAATCCAGAGGACCTGGATCTTGAAGGCGGGTCGATCACCTGCCTGCAACGCTTCCAGGACAGCGTCTGGATTGGCCACGGCCGAAACGTCACCGTCATCGACACGGTGTCCGGAAAGCGGACCAGGCTTGACGTCCCCCCGGCAGCCTGGGCCGACAATGCCACCATCAAGGGCATCCTGGTCGAAAACCCTGCAACGGTCTGGCTCGCCACGACAAAGAACGTCATGCGTTTCGACATGCGCACCGGCAGTCTGACGCCCATACTTACGGCAGCCCAGCAACGGATCCCCATGGCCCTGTCCCTGTGGCGAAACCCCGATGGCGCCATCTGGCTGCATACCCAGGAAAAAGTATACAGGATTTCGCCGGGCTCGGAACGGGGCGAAGAAGTGCTGCTCGGCGCGGACCACCCGTCCGTCAGCATTTCCGCCGGCCCGGCGCTCGTGGCCGGACAGGTCCTCGCCTACGGGCACTCCGACGGGCTGCTGCTCATCGACCCCCAAAGAATCGACAGGAGCGCGCGAATCGCCCCGAAAATATCCGATGTCCGCATTTTCGGCACGTCGCTGCCGGCGACGCGGCTCGGCAGAATACCCGAGCACCTCGATGTCGACCATTACCAGAACTATCTGACCTTCACCTTCACGCTGCCCGAAGCGAGCGCGTTCCGGCCTCCCCGCTTCTTCTACTTCCTGGAGGGCGTGGATTCCGCCTGGAACGACGCCGGCTCCCAGACAACCGTCAGCTACGCCCACCTCAAGCCCGGCCGCTACACCCTGCATGTCAAAGACGGATTCGACGGTGAGCACATCTCTTCCCTAGGCATCGACATCCGAGCGCCGTGGTGGATGACCACCTGGGCCAAGGCAGGGTACGCCCTGGCCTTCGTCCTGGCCCTGCTCACGGCCTCGCGCGTGTTCACCCACGTGCAGACAACGCGGATCCGCAAGGAGATGCTCGAAACCCTCGTCATGCAGGACCCCCTGACCGAGGTGCCCAACAGGCGCAAGTTCAAGGAGGTGCTGGCCGCGGAAAAGAGCCGCTGCAAGCGCAGCAACCATCAGATCTCCGTGCTCATGATCGACATCGACTTCTTCAAGGGGTTCAACGACCGTTTCGGTCATCAGGCGGGGGACAAGGCTCTGAAACGGGTGGCGCAGACCGTGAGTTCGACCCTCAGGCGGCCAGAGGATTTCGTGGCCAGGTTCGGCGGTGAGGAGTTCGTGGTGGTGCTGCCGAGTACGAACAGGACGGGGGCGGAGCGCGTGGCCCAGAAAATTCAGGACGCCATCTTCATGGCCGACATCCCCTACCCCGGATCACCGCTCTCGGACAGGATCACCCTGAGCATCGGAATTTCGACCTTCAGTCCGCAAAGCGACCTGCACATCGACTCGGGGCTCTTCTCGGCCGACCAGGCCCTCTACCAGGCCAAGCGCAACGGCCGCAACTGCGTCTTCTACAAGGACCACTGCCTGGCCCTAACGCCCGTGCGGCAGTGA
- a CDS encoding radical SAM protein, protein MSELYCGRSSPPLRDWGGRLPVALVFPEAAEHGLSTLGWQVVYRLLAANERLAVERFFWDSTSPRPRSVDSGRDLGLFPLVLFSLNFEGDFPNALKLLLDADIPVRAAQRPSWPVVLAGGPVAFLNPFPMLPALDGLFVGEAEAGLDDVVERIARTWIDGGGKDSVLDAIAPLPGVLVPGKSPEPVRRAVVGSSNVLGRPAFSCFISSEAQFRDMLLLEVNRGCPYGCRFCAAGSIYKPPRHAEMAVLQDIVERCEPHKVGLVGTALTDWPDLLPFLRWLAERKVKFSLSSLRADGLTDELLGFLRHTGTRSVTLALEGASRRLRRAMNKHFSEEAFLEAVARISRLQFGTLKLYMITGWPDEGEEDWAEFEEFMSCIDAARKAGQGARKKGVELVSLSVSCLVPKAWTPLQWADTPDEDRLKAAMKRFKAIVGRHKGMRFAGENPAQARVQMFLARGGEEIFPCLERAAEIGLPAAMREHDALVHDVLSRHVDRDAVFPWDRLEIGVSRKFLYSEWVKYRRGMVTPPCPQDGCQACGLCGMDDFLSLPHGR, encoded by the coding sequence GTGTCCGAGCTGTACTGCGGTCGTTCGTCCCCTCCGCTCAGGGATTGGGGCGGGCGGCTGCCCGTGGCCCTCGTGTTCCCCGAGGCCGCGGAGCACGGCCTCTCCACCCTGGGGTGGCAGGTTGTCTACAGGCTGCTCGCGGCAAACGAGCGGTTGGCCGTTGAGCGTTTCTTCTGGGATTCCACTTCCCCGAGGCCCAGGTCCGTCGACTCCGGACGCGATCTGGGCCTCTTCCCCCTTGTTCTCTTCAGCCTCAATTTCGAAGGCGACTTCCCCAATGCGCTCAAGCTGCTGCTGGATGCGGACATCCCCGTCCGCGCGGCGCAGCGCCCGTCCTGGCCGGTGGTCCTGGCGGGCGGCCCCGTGGCCTTTCTGAACCCATTTCCCATGCTGCCCGCCCTGGATGGACTTTTTGTCGGCGAAGCCGAAGCCGGCCTTGACGATGTCGTGGAGCGCATCGCCAGGACATGGATCGACGGCGGCGGGAAGGATTCCGTCCTGGATGCCATCGCGCCCCTGCCGGGAGTCCTGGTTCCGGGCAAAAGCCCGGAGCCCGTGCGGCGGGCCGTCGTCGGCTCATCGAACGTGCTGGGCCGTCCGGCCTTTTCCTGTTTCATCAGTTCCGAAGCCCAGTTCAGGGACATGCTGCTCTTGGAGGTCAACCGCGGGTGCCCGTACGGGTGCCGCTTCTGCGCGGCCGGGAGCATCTACAAGCCGCCCCGACACGCCGAGATGGCCGTGCTGCAGGACATTGTCGAACGCTGCGAACCGCACAAGGTCGGCCTCGTGGGCACGGCGCTCACGGACTGGCCGGACCTGCTCCCCTTCCTGCGCTGGCTGGCGGAGCGCAAGGTCAAATTCTCCCTGTCCTCCTTGCGGGCCGATGGCCTTACGGACGAGCTGCTCGGTTTCCTGCGGCACACCGGGACCCGCTCCGTGACCCTGGCCCTGGAGGGCGCGAGCCGCCGTCTGCGTCGGGCCATGAACAAGCACTTTTCCGAGGAGGCCTTCCTGGAGGCCGTGGCCCGCATCAGCCGCCTGCAGTTCGGGACGCTGAAACTCTACATGATCACGGGCTGGCCCGACGAGGGCGAGGAGGACTGGGCCGAGTTCGAGGAGTTCATGTCCTGCATAGACGCGGCGCGGAAGGCCGGCCAGGGCGCGCGCAAGAAGGGTGTGGAGCTTGTCTCCCTTTCGGTCAGCTGCCTGGTGCCCAAGGCCTGGACTCCCCTGCAGTGGGCCGACACGCCCGACGAAGACCGGCTCAAGGCCGCCATGAAGCGCTTCAAGGCGATCGTGGGGCGGCACAAGGGCATGCGCTTTGCCGGGGAAAATCCGGCCCAGGCCCGGGTGCAGATGTTTCTGGCCCGCGGCGGGGAGGAAATCTTCCCCTGCCTGGAACGCGCTGCGGAAATCGGCTTGCCAGCGGCCATGCGGGAACACGATGCCCTGGTCCACGACGTTTTGAGCCGCCACGTCGACCGCGATGCGGTTTTCCCGTGGGACCGGCTGGAGATCGGGGTGTCGCGGAAGTTTCTGTATTCGGAGTGGGTCAAGTACCGGCGCGGCATGGTCACGCCGCCATGCCCGCAGGACGGCTGTCAGGCCTGCGGGCTGTGCGGCATGGACGACTTCCTGTCACTGCCGCACGGGCGTTAG
- the ftsZ gene encoding cell division protein FtsZ yields the protein MDFLEIEREDNALIKVIGVGGGGGNAVNNMIKAAMQGVTFIAANTDMQALKHSKAEFKIQLGDKLTKGLGAGANPDMGRDAALESQSQIRDVLGDCDMVFVTAGMGGGTGTGAAPVIAQVAKDMGALTVAVVTKPFFFEGKRRQQQAERGIKELRDIVDSIITIPNDRLLTLASKKASFVDMLGKADEVLFHAVKGISDLIMVPGLINLDFADVKAVMEEMGLAMMGTGIASGDGRAREAALKAITSPLLEDVTIDGARGVLMNITCGPDLTIEEVSEAASIVHEAAHEDAKIYFGTVFDMDCVDEMRITVIATGIQDGNVPVEKGGKISVISPAPAGGRQSAESEGLIIRPRTRKISVNDAADLSVPTYIRAARSQPGVEDRRHEPRKIVNGGDDAEFLFEEEEFEIPSFIRMQAD from the coding sequence ATGGATTTCCTGGAAATCGAACGCGAAGACAATGCTTTGATCAAGGTCATCGGCGTGGGCGGAGGCGGCGGCAACGCGGTCAACAACATGATCAAGGCCGCCATGCAGGGCGTGACCTTCATCGCGGCCAACACGGACATGCAGGCACTGAAGCACTCCAAGGCCGAGTTCAAGATCCAGCTCGGCGACAAGCTGACCAAGGGCCTGGGCGCGGGCGCCAACCCCGACATGGGGCGCGACGCGGCGCTGGAGAGCCAGTCCCAGATCCGCGACGTGCTGGGCGATTGCGACATGGTCTTCGTCACCGCCGGCATGGGTGGCGGCACGGGTACCGGCGCGGCCCCGGTCATCGCCCAGGTGGCCAAGGACATGGGCGCCCTGACCGTGGCGGTCGTGACCAAACCGTTCTTTTTTGAAGGCAAGCGCCGCCAGCAGCAGGCCGAGCGGGGCATCAAGGAACTGCGCGACATCGTCGACAGCATCATCACCATCCCCAACGACCGCCTGCTGACCCTGGCCTCCAAGAAGGCCTCCTTCGTCGACATGCTGGGCAAGGCCGACGAGGTCCTCTTTCACGCCGTAAAGGGCATCTCCGACCTGATCATGGTGCCCGGCCTCATCAACCTCGACTTCGCCGACGTCAAGGCCGTCATGGAAGAGATGGGCCTGGCCATGATGGGCACGGGCATCGCCTCGGGCGACGGACGCGCCCGCGAGGCCGCATTGAAGGCCATCACCAGCCCGCTGCTGGAGGACGTGACCATCGACGGCGCCCGCGGCGTGCTGATGAACATCACCTGCGGCCCGGACCTGACCATCGAGGAAGTCAGCGAGGCGGCCAGCATCGTGCATGAAGCCGCCCACGAGGACGCCAAGATCTACTTCGGCACGGTCTTCGACATGGACTGCGTGGACGAGATGCGCATCACCGTCATCGCCACCGGCATCCAGGACGGCAACGTGCCGGTGGAGAAGGGTGGCAAGATTTCGGTCATCAGTCCCGCGCCCGCCGGAGGGCGGCAGTCCGCCGAAAGCGAGGGCCTGATCATCCGCCCGCGCACCCGCAAGATCTCGGTCAACGACGCCGCCGACCTGAGCGTCCCGACCTACATCCGCGCGGCCAGAAGCCAGCCCGGTGTCGAAGATCGCCGCCACGAGCCGCGCAAGATCGTCAACGGCGGCGATGACGCCGAGTTCCTGTTCGAGGAGGAGGAATTCGAGATTCCCTCCTTCATCCGCATGCAGGCCGACTAG